Proteins encoded together in one Oscillatoria acuminata PCC 6304 window:
- a CDS encoding glycosyl hydrolase 108 family protein: MTSPNLEQSLAKGISKGISDGIGNAIGETLVAAAAIGAIALAVFPSLTPTLKTASGHSFEPITVHIGPHFYDDSPSGSYDYVLERDGSTSVPIPSPCNGTIGGVYFQGVTGGLATGRGAGQIVGVACDGADYWLFGHLIEGSQTKKPGDRIAKGETLGTQGTTGRSSGDHIHNQIHRWTKGDDGVPVRGDRITDRSYTKPLIMAYIEFLRKGQKRSPSNLSTGFNQAYDWTLGKEGGCSDHPADRGGRTYKGIIRSVARRHGYDDPCTIPESKIQEIYLKEYWEPAKCDQWQSGEMQLTCFDTVVNFGLGGWQMFRDQGSRRDGHRHPSLPKDEKEAALAIAQWRLDFRDFRVKEAPDQVVFLRGWRNRDNDLLRKVGG; this comes from the coding sequence ATGACCTCACCCAACTTGGAACAGAGCCTCGCCAAGGGCATATCTAAGGGAATCAGCGACGGCATAGGCAACGCCATCGGTGAGACTTTAGTAGCGGCGGCTGCTATTGGTGCGATCGCCCTCGCGGTATTCCCCTCCCTCACCCCAACTCTGAAAACTGCATCAGGGCATAGCTTTGAACCGATAACGGTACACATTGGGCCGCACTTCTATGATGATTCCCCCAGTGGTTCTTATGATTATGTACTCGAACGCGATGGGTCAACCTCTGTACCAATCCCGTCCCCTTGTAACGGAACCATTGGCGGTGTGTATTTTCAAGGTGTCACAGGGGGACTGGCAACGGGTCGAGGCGCGGGTCAAATCGTGGGAGTAGCTTGTGACGGTGCTGATTACTGGCTTTTCGGGCATCTGATTGAGGGTTCCCAGACCAAGAAACCAGGCGATCGCATTGCCAAAGGTGAAACCCTGGGAACGCAGGGGACAACGGGTAGAAGCTCAGGAGACCATATTCATAATCAGATTCACCGATGGACTAAAGGCGATGATGGGGTTCCCGTTCGTGGCGATCGCATCACTGACCGGAGTTACACCAAACCCTTGATAATGGCTTACATTGAATTCTTGCGGAAGGGTCAGAAACGGTCACCCTCAAACTTGTCAACAGGTTTTAATCAAGCCTACGATTGGACTCTGGGAAAGGAAGGAGGTTGCAGTGACCATCCGGCTGATAGAGGAGGGCGCACCTACAAAGGTATTATCCGCTCGGTGGCGCGTCGGCATGGCTACGATGATCCATGCACGATACCTGAGAGTAAGATTCAAGAAATCTATTTGAAGGAATACTGGGAGCCCGCGAAATGTGACCAATGGCAATCAGGCGAGATGCAGTTAACCTGCTTTGATACTGTGGTTAACTTTGGCTTAGGCGGTTGGCAGATGTTTCGCGACCAAGGCTCTCGACGTGACGGGCATCGCCATCCCTCATTGCCAAAGGATGAGAAGGAAGCGGCTTTAGCCATCGCCCAATGGCGTTTAGACTTCAGGGATTTTCGGGTGAAAGAAGCACCGGATCAGGTGGTGTTTTTAAGGGGATGGCGCAACCGGGATAATGATTTACTGAGGAAAGTGGGAGGATAA
- a CDS encoding ParM/StbA family protein, producing MQPYALDLGNGYTKFSRGSTPQMIPSYICEALDPSELCDDIGYGAIIKYLGGDRQDLAGRIWAVGDAAQISFPGAFSRVVDSDNSTGKVDFALHFALAGLPPMSHGQHFQIPMMYASLPDPALLGSAFKRAVIGTHKFAHNGIEAIATIEDVIILHEGQGAFVYALSQGVFPSGTANAIIDCGNGTTIAQAFSPNGHLIPKSRTVSQVGVFHLLKSIASDIRLKKALGKEGEIHLIQQAIEDGSLSYGSRNIDISNIYREHRNRWASQALKKALEKFSTMKDEIDTILLIGGGANIVKILAEKKDSIELCPEPQLANVLGLAKLADKRIRSLRSVA from the coding sequence ATGCAACCTTACGCGCTTGACTTAGGCAATGGTTATACCAAGTTTTCACGGGGAAGCACCCCTCAGATGATACCCTCTTACATCTGCGAAGCGCTTGACCCATCCGAGTTGTGCGATGACATCGGATATGGCGCAATCATCAAATATTTAGGAGGCGATCGCCAGGACTTAGCCGGACGAATTTGGGCAGTAGGTGACGCGGCACAAATCTCATTCCCTGGCGCTTTCAGCCGGGTGGTGGATTCGGATAACTCCACTGGAAAAGTCGATTTCGCCTTGCACTTCGCACTCGCCGGACTCCCTCCCATGAGCCACGGCCAACACTTCCAAATTCCGATGATGTATGCGAGTCTGCCTGACCCGGCACTACTCGGAAGCGCCTTTAAACGAGCCGTCATTGGCACTCATAAATTTGCTCACAACGGTATAGAGGCGATCGCCACAATCGAGGATGTGATAATCCTCCATGAAGGTCAGGGAGCTTTCGTCTATGCCCTCTCTCAGGGGGTTTTTCCCAGTGGAACGGCTAACGCGATTATCGACTGTGGGAATGGCACAACAATAGCTCAAGCATTCTCACCCAACGGGCATCTAATCCCGAAAAGTCGCACGGTCTCTCAAGTTGGGGTGTTTCATTTGCTCAAGTCGATCGCCTCGGATATCCGGCTCAAGAAAGCACTTGGGAAAGAGGGAGAAATTCATCTTATTCAACAGGCGATCGAGGATGGCTCACTGAGTTATGGCTCTCGGAACATTGACATCAGCAACATCTACCGAGAACACCGCAACCGATGGGCATCACAAGCCCTAAAGAAAGCACTCGAAAAATTCAGCACCATGAAAGATGAAATCGACACCATTTTATTGATTGGCGGTGGTGCAAACATCGTCAAGATTTTGGCAGAAAAAAAGGATTCAATTGAGCTATGTCCTGAGCCTCAACTAGCCAACGTCTTGGGCTTGGCGAAGCTGGCAGACAAGCGAATCCGTAGCCTTCGGAGCGTGGCGTAA
- a CDS encoding helix-turn-helix domain-containing protein, with product MPIRWHLERIMEERRWTNRALGKEIGKHENSISRLKKHKNMPQITGDLLASLCRVLEVEPGDLLEYVPEEE from the coding sequence ATGCCCATACGCTGGCACTTGGAACGGATTATGGAGGAGAGGAGATGGACTAACCGCGCCCTCGGTAAGGAGATAGGAAAGCATGAAAATTCAATCTCTCGATTGAAAAAGCATAAAAATATGCCCCAAATCACAGGGGACTTACTGGCTTCACTTTGCCGCGTGTTAGAGGTTGAGCCTGGAGACTTATTGGAATATGTACCCGAGGAAGAATAA
- a CDS encoding DNA primase family protein — MSNILSQSTQSTPGYGSLEGDRQLVDLSQYEDCLTPTSKGKYECPVCGGKNLSYSRTEPTKFKCFSGDCDSLEILKAIAPERFEKGATHQAKAVRRSPAKKAKPAPIPESGELARLSEKPVPPQKHQDSKGKHTTYSYSDTQWVIRLDPANGNRKRFTPHHINEGGQTIAKKGDKPWPLYKEEEAIANGSGKWILWVEGEQCTEALRWLQLVAIAFMGGANRTEKESAILRLQKAGIAGIARIRDNDKTGFKKSAEVADICHQVAMPTVELADYLPILESEDIADLIKANLNNPEELIAKLERAFGRAMDKTREAVENLPDDCPDKPEKKSASHYANDLFDEWRDRLAWDIQAGEWKWYGVEKPGLWSRCDVIEVEAVIRSCLDKEGKGYGAGLVASIERLMRSQFRVKQFDANPKLIPFIDGVFNLDSNSFGDHAPGYRLTWQLPRRYHSPDSGDFGSIAQWLDFVTYGDRNRQRMIECFIAAGIRGMSNLHKFLFLIGKGGTGKSTLVRLIEQIAGEENCWNGTIASLSDKHEIIDLKGKRFAIHDDQDSIRSCGLSEFKKSTGGMKLRGRHLHQNPVEFAPSALHVVTANYPIFHGSESQGAWLSRRIMTMAFDREGGPEVRSLESKFKAELPAFTRYLLSISSEEIEATLRGGGNDVAMSPAFWESKLRDSLPAWVNEHLVFDPTARTQIGSNCDEWKNDAYKPEASTLFGAYNHYCRGAGVKSALNLTNFTPTMKELFESLGWKVEAKRDSKARYLQGVRLRREDDLSPTILEILQGRSASDDPSDGLVTTLVTTPEPLLCKDSDDYDGSISNIEELEKEEIDFSSQPPEKTENLLCDDDKPVTPVTIPSGQGFEPVTQPTPEPVTEPVTGNKAEVSPIAPEESGYRGAAIATCRHLIGQLEARGVSRKEIELTTLNAAGTEDLDQIDLDTLQNALPQALQDKLGETLKIGEKVGHRFYMDRQGQVTGNNLVTKEITWAYLENGQRKTATIARRKLTPLE, encoded by the coding sequence ATGTCTAATATATTATCACAGTCCACTCAATCTACACCGGGTTACGGGAGTTTAGAAGGCGATCGGCAGTTGGTAGATCTCAGCCAATACGAAGATTGCCTCACCCCAACCTCCAAGGGAAAATATGAATGCCCGGTGTGCGGGGGGAAAAACCTAAGTTACAGCCGCACCGAACCGACCAAATTCAAATGCTTTTCAGGGGATTGCGACTCCCTAGAGATCCTCAAGGCGATCGCGCCGGAACGCTTTGAGAAAGGGGCAACCCACCAGGCTAAGGCAGTAAGGCGATCGCCTGCTAAAAAAGCGAAACCCGCGCCTATCCCAGAATCGGGAGAATTGGCGCGGTTATCTGAGAAGCCGGTCCCCCCTCAAAAGCACCAAGACAGTAAAGGGAAACACACCACCTACAGCTACTCCGATACTCAGTGGGTGATCCGACTCGACCCCGCGAACGGCAACAGAAAGCGCTTTACCCCTCATCACATCAACGAAGGGGGCCAAACTATCGCGAAAAAGGGTGACAAACCGTGGCCGCTATATAAGGAAGAGGAGGCGATCGCCAATGGATCCGGGAAGTGGATTCTCTGGGTTGAGGGCGAACAGTGTACAGAAGCCCTTCGGTGGCTCCAATTGGTGGCTATAGCTTTTATGGGAGGGGCCAATCGCACAGAGAAGGAATCGGCTATTCTAAGGCTTCAAAAGGCAGGAATAGCCGGGATTGCCCGCATCCGAGACAACGACAAAACAGGCTTCAAGAAAAGCGCGGAAGTGGCGGATATCTGTCACCAAGTAGCAATGCCTACGGTTGAACTGGCTGATTATTTGCCTATCCTAGAGTCTGAGGATATAGCGGATCTAATTAAAGCCAACTTGAACAACCCAGAAGAACTAATCGCAAAGCTTGAACGGGCATTCGGTCGGGCAATGGACAAAACCCGAGAGGCGGTTGAGAACCTGCCCGATGATTGTCCAGACAAGCCTGAGAAGAAAAGCGCCAGCCACTATGCCAACGACCTATTTGACGAATGGCGCGATCGCCTAGCTTGGGATATCCAAGCTGGCGAATGGAAATGGTATGGAGTCGAGAAGCCGGGGCTATGGTCCCGGTGCGACGTGATCGAAGTCGAGGCGGTTATTCGGTCTTGCCTGGATAAAGAAGGGAAAGGGTATGGAGCCGGACTGGTAGCCTCTATTGAGCGCCTTATGAGATCTCAATTCAGGGTAAAGCAGTTTGACGCCAATCCCAAGCTAATCCCGTTTATTGATGGGGTGTTCAACCTCGACAGCAACTCATTTGGCGATCATGCCCCTGGCTACCGTTTGACCTGGCAACTTCCCCGGCGCTACCACTCCCCAGACTCGGGAGACTTTGGCTCGATCGCCCAATGGCTTGACTTTGTTACTTATGGCGATCGCAACCGCCAGCGGATGATTGAGTGTTTCATTGCCGCAGGCATCCGAGGCATGAGCAACCTGCATAAATTCCTCTTCTTAATCGGCAAAGGTGGCACGGGAAAAAGCACCTTAGTCCGGTTGATTGAGCAGATCGCCGGTGAGGAGAATTGCTGGAATGGCACGATCGCCAGCCTCTCGGATAAGCATGAAATTATCGACCTAAAGGGTAAGCGCTTCGCCATCCACGATGATCAGGACTCAATCCGCTCCTGTGGTTTGTCTGAATTCAAAAAAAGCACCGGGGGGATGAAGCTCCGAGGCCGTCACCTCCACCAAAACCCGGTAGAGTTCGCGCCCTCTGCCTTGCACGTCGTCACCGCCAACTATCCAATCTTTCACGGGTCGGAATCTCAGGGCGCTTGGTTGAGTCGCCGGATTATGACGATGGCGTTTGACCGGGAGGGTGGTCCCGAGGTGCGATCGCTTGAATCCAAATTCAAGGCTGAACTACCCGCATTTACTCGCTATCTGCTGTCAATTTCCTCGGAAGAAATTGAGGCAACATTGCGCGGCGGGGGAAATGATGTAGCAATGTCCCCTGCCTTCTGGGAATCAAAACTAAGGGATTCTCTCCCAGCCTGGGTCAATGAGCACTTAGTCTTCGACCCCACTGCCCGCACCCAAATTGGCAGCAATTGCGATGAGTGGAAAAACGATGCTTATAAACCAGAAGCCTCGACCCTTTTCGGAGCTTACAACCACTACTGCCGAGGTGCAGGGGTTAAGTCGGCCCTTAACCTCACCAACTTTACCCCAACCATGAAAGAGCTTTTTGAGTCCCTGGGATGGAAGGTAGAAGCGAAGCGGGATTCTAAAGCCCGTTACCTCCAAGGGGTAAGGTTGCGGCGAGAGGATGATTTATCCCCAACAATCTTGGAAATTCTTCAAGGGCGATCGGCCAGTGACGACCCCAGTGACGGGTTAGTGACGACCCTAGTGACGACCCCAGAACCCTTGCTGTGCAAGGATAGTGACGACTATGACGGGTCTATCTCAAATATAGAGGAGTTAGAAAAAGAGGAAATTGATTTTTCATCTCAACCCCCAGAAAAAACAGAAAATCTATTATGTGATGACGATAAACCCGTCACACCCGTCACTATCCCATCGGGGCAAGGGTTTGAACCCGTCACTCAACCCACCCCAGAACCCGTCACGGAACCCGTCACTGGCAATAAAGCGGAAGTTAGTCCGATCGCCCCAGAGGAATCCGGTTATCGAGGGGCCGCGATCGCCACTTGCCGCCACCTGATAGGCCAATTGGAGGCGCGGGGGGTTTCCCGCAAGGAGATCGAATTGACGACGCTAAATGCTGCCGGGACCGAGGATTTAGATCAAATAGATCTCGACACTTTACAGAATGCCCTCCCACAGGCACTCCAGGATAAGCTCGGGGAAACCTTAAAAATAGGGGAGAAAGTCGGGCACCGCTTTTATATGGATAGACAGGGCCAAGTGACCGGCAACAACTTGGTGACCAAGGAAATCACCTGGGCTTACCTCGAAAATGGGCAGCGCAAGACGGCAACGATCGCCCGCCGAAAGCTGACCCCTCTTGAGTAA